GCAGATGCGGCTGTCCGCCGAAGAGCTCAAACCGTTGCGGTTGCCCGTGGACCAAGCCGTGAAAAAGCTTCACCTGCTTTCGCTTGAAGAGCTCCTGGAAACCGGCAGCTTCTTCTGGGATTTGCAGCGCACACGACTGCTCTATCCCGCCTATCGAATGCACGGCGCCAACATTGGAAAGGAATTGATCGCGCGCCTGGCGAAACCGGGCAAACAGGGAACAGACTTCGTCACTGACGAACGGGTTCACAAAGTTGTGCTCTGGGGATCAGAGTGTCGCTTCTGGCCGAGCGGCAATCAGATAAGACTGGCGCCCTTCTTCTTTAAACCGGACCTCCTGCGGCATCCGATGTTCGTTGCGGCCAGACTGAACGCATTTCTGAAAGAGCGTTATCAGTGGGACACTGATACGTATCGAGAACTGGGACCTCTCTTGCGCGAGGCGGCGCCGTCACAGCGCGATGCTTACTATCGCCATTGGTTTCTCGTGTTGGCCGACGAACTGGACGACCTGCTGGACGCAAATTCATCGCTCTTTGGTTTCCCTTTCGGCACCATGTTTGGGAGCGATGACGATGACGACGGGAATGATTTCGAGGACAACGATCGGCGCTTCGACCCGGACTGCAACTGTGGCAAGTGTCAGGCGGCCCGGAAAGCGGCAGAGCAAGCACGATCAACCGACAGCGCGACGCCGTTTTGAAAGCAAGGAATCTCACGGATGAATTCTCCGACACCTGACGATCCATTTACCGTTCTGAGCGTGGCTCCGGATGCCAGCGAAGCAGAGATCCGCGCCCGGTATCTAAAACTCGTGAAGCAATATCCGCCGGACCGGGAACCCGAAAAGTTCCGGGAAATTCGGGAGGCGTTTGATGCGGCCAAAGATCCGCTCTCTGTCGCGCGGCGATTGACGACTCCACCTGGCGACGACGCGCCCCAGTGGTCGGATGTACTGGAATCGCAAAAACGGAACCCGCCCCGAATGACCTCTGCATTTCTGCTGAGTCTGGGCAATCGGGCCCCCGACAACTCTGCCTCTCCTCTTCTACCTGACTGAATCACATACCAGTGAACTTCCATGGCCGCCATGATTTGACTTCGTAACACGATAAGATAGACGCCACATGAATGACGCCACTTTCCCATGGGAATTCAATCGGGAACCACGCGACGGGAACGCGCCGCGACGCGATGATCCGTCACTGGATGATTCGCCTCAGTTTGGTGCCGTAGACATTGTCGAGGCCTTCACCGCGATGCGACACGAGTGGCGCGGACAAACTAAAGAGAGTCGTGCTGTCGCCGAGCAGATTCAGACGGCGGTGACGAACATTCAATCACTGGAAGCGAAGCTACACGCACGTGCTTTCGACATCCGAGCGAACGACAACGGAGCCGGGGACACGGTTGAAGCACGACCGCTCGTGCTGGCCCTGATTGAGACCGATCATCAACTGTCCCGAGCCGTGTCGGCCGTTGCGCAATGGGACACGAATCGCAGACTGCGTGCGGAGGCCGACGCCAAAGCCGTGGAACGCTACTTCGCGGGAATGAATCGATTGGCCCGCTGGCTGGCGCGCCCGTTGTTGACTTTCGTCATGGAACAGCAATCGGTTCCCGCGTCGCCTGCCGAGAACCCGGCCATCACAGGACTCGATCTGGTGCTGGGGCGGCTTCGCCGCGTGTTGAATGAACATGGGATCGAGCGGATTGAGACCGAAGGACAAGCATTCGACGCCGACACCATGTACGCGATTGGAACCGCCGTGACGACGGATTATCCTTCCGGACATGTTGCGGAACAGCTTTCACCCGCGTATCGCTGGCAGGGTCGCATCGTGCGTTTCGCCGATGTGCGAGTGACGAAATAGTTGCGACCGGGCAATGTTTTATTTCAGCAGAATCAACAGAAAGAGATTGCGCATGGCCGATCGTCAAGATCCTATTGTCGGGATCGATCTGGGAACCACCAACAGCGTGGTGGCGATCATCGTCGATGGGAAGCCCCTGGTACTGGACGAAGCGGGTGAGAAACTGCTGCCGTCGGTGGTGGGGATCAATCCCCAGGGACAACTCGTCACGGGCGTCGCCGCACGGAATCAACTGGCCGCCTTTCCCGATCGCACGGTCGCCTCGATCAAACGCCAAATGGGACGTATGGACCCCGTCGCGCTCGGCGATCAGACGTTCACCCCACCAGAAATCAGCGCGATGATTCTGCGCCGTTTGCGAGACCGGGCCAGCCGCGCAATTGGACAGCCGGTGAACCGGGCTGTGATCACGGTGCCCGCCTTCTTCGACGAGAACCAGCGCCAGGCAACTCGTGAAGCGGCAGGGCTCGCGGGGCTGACAGTCGAGCGGATCATCAACGAGCCGACCGCCGCGACGCTGGTGTATCACGCCGGTTCCCACGATCGCAAACAGATCGCGGTCTACGATTTCGGCGGGGGAACCTTCGACGTCTCGATCGTCCGCATGGAAGCCGGTGTCATCGAAGTGCTCAGCAGTCGCGGTGATGTGCATCTCGGCGGCGACGATCTCGACCAGGTGCTCGTGAATCATGTGGCCGATCAGTTCCAGACCGAGCACGGAGTGGACTTGCGAAAAAACTCCCAGGCGCGGTATCGATTGTGGCTGGCGTGTGAACAGGCCAAACGACGACTCTCAACCGATGAAACCGTAGAGATTACGGAAGAGTTCATTGCCGAAAAAGCTGGCCAGCCCCTACATCTGACAGCGACGGTGACCCGTGAGGAGTTCGAAGAGCTGATCGAACCGTTCGTGGCGCGGACGATCGACAGCCTTGATGAGGCGCTGCGCGAGTCGGGCCTGACCATCCATCAACTGGATGACCTGGTACTGGTCGGCGGTTCCACCCGAATTCCTTTGGTTGAGGCCCGTCTGCGCGAGGAATTTCAGCGAGAACCCAGCCGCGCGGTCGACCCCGACCTGGCCGTCGCCCTGGGAGCCGCGGTACAGGCCGCCATGATCGATGGCCGATCGGCGGGGCCCGTGCTGGTGGATGTGACGGGACACACGCTGGGGATTGAAGCGTGTACTGAGATGACATTCGCGGGACCGAAAATGTTCTTCTCGCCGATCATCCATCGGAATACACCCCTTCCCGCACGCTATGAACAAGCCTACTCGACCTTATACGACGACCAGGACGCGGTCGATATCCACGTACTGCAAGGGGAACGGCCCGAGGTGCACCGCAATCAGTCAATTGGAAAGTTTCGACTGGAACTCGAAACGGGCAGTGGAGATCGAAACAAGGTCGTCGTCCGTTTCGATCTGACGCTGGACGGCATCCTCAAGGTCAGTGCGACGCAATCTGCCACCGGCCTTAGTCAAGTTTTGACGATTCAGAATGCACTCAGTCAGTTCCAAGCCGACGACCGAGACCGTGCGGAATCGCGACTGAAAACAATGTTCGACGATTCAGTTGAGTTTCTGGACGAAGACGACGGGCCATTCTCCAACGAGTGGCAAGCAGAGGACTCGGATGGGAAGGACGCATTGAGCACTGCCGATCACGCGTCCGCGGAAGTGAGATTTCCCGAGGCGGTCGCGATCCTCAAGAAAGCGGACTCGCTGAGAGCGTCTGTTGAAGGCCAGGACGCGGAAGATCTTGAGTTGCTTTGCGAAAACTTGAAGCAGGCGATGACGTTGGACGACCCGGCCGCAGTCGCCAGCCTCATCGCGGAACTGGACGATCTGTTATTCTATGTCCGATGAACCCGACTTCCGCTGCCCCGTCTGCCGCGCGGCACAGACCCTCCGCGAGACCTGTCGCCGCTGCCAGGCCGACCTGAGCCTGGTGGTGCGCGCCCATCGCCGATTGGCCTATTTGAAGCAGCAGCAGCGCGCACAAGCACTCGCCCGTGGCGACGGCCAATGCGATCCGCAGCTCGCAGCCGAGTTACGCTGGCTCGCACCGTCACGCTAACGAAACGCCCCGCCCGCGCGGGTCCTCGCGAACGGCTTCTGCTGACTTTCCGCTCTTCCCCTTTCGTCCCGACACAGCAAGCGTCCACCAATCTACCCGCGTTCACACATCCCAAGTCAACGCGGAACCTCGTCGGCGAACAATGAACGCGAATCTGGCACGTGTGTCGTGCGTTGTCGCATTTCGCATAAAGAATGTTGCAAAAACACAAGACTTCGGATTGTCGCAAGATTAAAAATTCGTCAGCTTTTGAGAGTCGGTGTGAATGGAGATGAAATCCACCCACACGTTTCGCGTTAGGAAAACGTGAGTCCTTGTGAGTGGAACTCTCCGCAACAATCCTCGTGTCCGTCAATCAAATTGAATAACTCGTAGAATTTGCCCGCCTGAACGAGGACGGCCTCAACCAGAACGGTTGGTCAAGCGAGGACGGTTGCTCGTCGCTTCGATCATCCAGACCGTCCCCTCCGGACTCGCTTCCCTCTCGAAAACACCTGCCGAGTCCAGAGAACCATCTCTTTCGTCCATGATCGTCTGCGTCCGACTGATTCGACATTCCGTCGATAAGTAGAAATCCAAAGCGATTGCGGGGTTGGTGGTTCGCACCGATTCCCGTTTTTTCTTTCTGTTGCCGTCAAATCTATTCCATATCTGAGGACTTGCGCCATGTCAGATTTGAGTTTGTTTGCCGTTCGAACGCCTTCCCGTCGGCGGGGTTTCACGCTGATCGAGTTGTTGGTGGTGATCAGCATCATCGCGGTGCTGATTGCGTTGCTGCTGCCTGCCGTTCAGCAAGCACGCGAAGCCGCTCGCCGGACACAGTGCAAGAATAATCTCAAGCAGATGGGCTTGGGGATGCACAACTATCATGACGTCTACAATTGCTTTCCGATGGGCTACATGGGGACTCCCGCTCTGACCACCACAGCAACTCCTTGCGGGAGTGTGACGAATGCAATCGTTCGAGCCCCGGTCGGTTCCGACGGCGTCATCACTTTCACGTCGAC
This genomic interval from Schlesneria paludicola DSM 18645 contains the following:
- a CDS encoding Hsp70 family protein, encoding MADRQDPIVGIDLGTTNSVVAIIVDGKPLVLDEAGEKLLPSVVGINPQGQLVTGVAARNQLAAFPDRTVASIKRQMGRMDPVALGDQTFTPPEISAMILRRLRDRASRAIGQPVNRAVITVPAFFDENQRQATREAAGLAGLTVERIINEPTAATLVYHAGSHDRKQIAVYDFGGGTFDVSIVRMEAGVIEVLSSRGDVHLGGDDLDQVLVNHVADQFQTEHGVDLRKNSQARYRLWLACEQAKRRLSTDETVEITEEFIAEKAGQPLHLTATVTREEFEELIEPFVARTIDSLDEALRESGLTIHQLDDLVLVGGSTRIPLVEARLREEFQREPSRAVDPDLAVALGAAVQAAMIDGRSAGPVLVDVTGHTLGIEACTEMTFAGPKMFFSPIIHRNTPLPARYEQAYSTLYDDQDAVDIHVLQGERPEVHRNQSIGKFRLELETGSGDRNKVVVRFDLTLDGILKVSATQSATGLSQVLTIQNALSQFQADDRDRAESRLKTMFDDSVEFLDEDDGPFSNEWQAEDSDGKDALSTADHASAEVRFPEAVAILKKADSLRASVEGQDAEDLELLCENLKQAMTLDDPAAVASLIAELDDLLFYVR
- a CDS encoding nucleotide exchange factor GrpE; the encoded protein is MNDATFPWEFNREPRDGNAPRRDDPSLDDSPQFGAVDIVEAFTAMRHEWRGQTKESRAVAEQIQTAVTNIQSLEAKLHARAFDIRANDNGAGDTVEARPLVLALIETDHQLSRAVSAVAQWDTNRRLRAEADAKAVERYFAGMNRLARWLARPLLTFVMEQQSVPASPAENPAITGLDLVLGRLRRVLNEHGIERIETEGQAFDADTMYAIGTAVTTDYPSGHVAEQLSPAYRWQGRIVRFADVRVTK
- a CDS encoding J domain-containing protein; translated protein: MNSPTPDDPFTVLSVAPDASEAEIRARYLKLVKQYPPDREPEKFREIREAFDAAKDPLSVARRLTTPPGDDAPQWSDVLESQKRNPPRMTSAFLLSLGNRAPDNSASPLLPD